A single genomic interval of Mycolicibacterium holsaticum DSM 44478 = JCM 12374 harbors:
- a CDS encoding cation-transporting P-type ATPase: MGADGHEPGPTVLTAQRVAAAPVDEVMGWLNSSAGGLSNADAIMRLDRFGANAVRTHRVSALAVLGRQLRNAVLLLLAGTALVSYFLGDRAQAIIIASILAASIAARRIHRRAACFSHSDPATEVQVGAPTG; the protein is encoded by the coding sequence GTGGGAGCTGACGGACACGAACCGGGTCCGACGGTGTTGACCGCACAGCGGGTCGCGGCGGCTCCGGTCGACGAGGTGATGGGCTGGCTCAACAGTTCGGCCGGCGGATTGTCCAACGCCGACGCGATTATGCGGCTTGACCGGTTCGGCGCCAACGCCGTTCGAACACACCGCGTCAGCGCGCTGGCGGTGTTGGGACGCCAACTGCGCAACGCCGTTTTGCTTCTGCTCGCCGGCACCGCCCTGGTCTCGTACTTCCTCGGCGACCGTGCGCAGGCGATCATCATCGCCTCCATCCTTGCCGCCAGCATCGCGGCGCGCCGGATACATCGGCGTGCCGCATGTTTCAGCCATTCGGATCCGGCCACCGAAGTTCAGGTCGGCGCCCCGACCGGATAA
- the ppsA gene encoding phosphoenolpyruvate synthase: protein MQSRTYVRDIAALRIADADDAGGKGANMGELVAADLPVPPGFVLLRHCYRDSMRAGGVDAEIAALHREAIGTVADTFRLTELCERLQALVHKAGIAEHVHEAVLAAYRALGADTVVAVRSSATGEDSRDASFAGMNRTITNVLGENALIDAIQKCWMSLFSPRVITYRASRGITGEPAMAVVVQKMINSEKAGVAFTADPSTGAQDRVVIEGAFGLGEVVVSGSVNPDTYVVAKDTLRVLDVRIGHKAFKIIRGPDGHDTEVELAQDQAAARVLDDDELRRIAELAIAIERHNGCPQDTEWAIEDGLAYLVQARPITTLDHPPASISEEHPVLARGLAAAPGLASGSVRVLESPDQGSLLQDGEILVAQMTNPDWLPTIRRAAALVTDTGGMTCHAAIVARELKVPCVVGTRSATTDLHEGTTVTVDGNQGRVLAGHLQTATSTATVTQRATPAEPASEVTGTKIYVNLAIPDSAESVAAQPVDGVGLLRAEFMLTEALSGRHPRDLIAHGEQGSLVDAMVTSVGRIGAAFAPRPVIYRTTDFRTNEFRGLRGGRAYEPEEHNPMIGYRGCYRYIKEPDVFAVELEALARVREQSPNVHVMIPFVRTRWELEECLSLIDASPLGRQRGLHRWVMAEVPSVVHWLPEYIGMGIDGVSIGSNDLTQLVLGVDRDSDICAELFDESDPAVLDAIGQIIGTARKFGVTSSLCGQAPSTNPAFAEHLVRMGITSVSVNPDAAAAARRVVAAAERRVLLAAALT from the coding sequence ATGCAAAGCAGAACCTACGTCCGTGACATCGCGGCCCTCAGGATCGCCGACGCCGACGATGCGGGCGGTAAAGGGGCCAATATGGGCGAACTGGTGGCTGCCGACCTCCCGGTTCCACCGGGCTTTGTCCTCCTCCGACACTGCTACCGCGATTCGATGCGGGCCGGCGGCGTCGACGCCGAAATCGCCGCCCTTCACCGTGAAGCGATCGGCACTGTTGCCGACACGTTCCGCCTGACCGAATTGTGCGAACGCCTGCAGGCCCTGGTCCACAAGGCCGGCATCGCCGAGCACGTGCACGAGGCGGTGCTCGCCGCGTATCGCGCGCTCGGTGCGGACACCGTGGTGGCGGTGCGCTCGTCGGCTACCGGGGAGGACAGCCGCGACGCGTCGTTCGCCGGCATGAACCGGACGATCACCAACGTCCTTGGCGAAAACGCGCTGATCGACGCCATCCAGAAGTGCTGGATGTCGTTGTTCTCCCCGCGCGTCATCACCTACCGGGCCAGCCGCGGAATCACCGGGGAACCGGCGATGGCGGTGGTGGTCCAGAAAATGATCAACTCGGAGAAGGCGGGGGTCGCGTTCACTGCCGACCCGAGTACAGGTGCACAGGACCGGGTCGTCATCGAAGGTGCGTTCGGGCTGGGCGAGGTGGTGGTGTCCGGCTCGGTCAATCCCGATACCTACGTCGTGGCCAAGGACACCCTGCGCGTGCTCGACGTCCGCATCGGCCATAAGGCGTTCAAGATCATCCGCGGTCCCGATGGCCACGACACCGAAGTCGAACTGGCCCAGGACCAGGCCGCGGCCCGTGTCCTCGACGACGACGAACTGCGCCGCATCGCCGAACTGGCGATCGCGATCGAGCGGCACAACGGATGCCCACAGGACACCGAGTGGGCAATCGAGGACGGCCTGGCGTACCTGGTGCAGGCGCGTCCGATCACGACGCTGGACCATCCGCCGGCATCGATATCCGAGGAGCACCCCGTCCTCGCTCGCGGTCTGGCCGCGGCGCCCGGGCTGGCATCAGGTTCGGTACGCGTGCTGGAGAGCCCGGATCAGGGCAGCCTGTTGCAGGACGGCGAGATCCTGGTCGCCCAGATGACCAATCCGGACTGGCTGCCCACCATTCGTCGCGCCGCCGCGCTGGTCACCGACACCGGCGGAATGACCTGCCACGCCGCGATTGTGGCCCGAGAACTGAAAGTTCCGTGCGTGGTCGGAACGCGTTCGGCCACGACGGACCTGCACGAGGGCACCACCGTGACCGTCGACGGAAACCAGGGCCGGGTGCTGGCGGGTCACCTGCAGACAGCCACATCCACCGCCACCGTCACGCAGCGCGCAACACCGGCCGAACCGGCCAGCGAGGTGACCGGCACAAAGATCTACGTGAACTTGGCGATACCCGACTCCGCTGAATCCGTTGCGGCACAACCGGTGGACGGGGTTGGTCTGCTGCGGGCCGAGTTCATGCTGACGGAAGCGCTTTCGGGCCGGCACCCGCGCGACCTCATCGCGCACGGTGAACAAGGCAGCCTGGTCGACGCGATGGTCACATCGGTCGGTCGCATCGGGGCGGCGTTCGCGCCGCGCCCGGTCATCTACCGCACCACCGATTTCCGCACGAACGAGTTCCGCGGGCTACGCGGCGGGCGGGCCTACGAGCCCGAAGAGCACAACCCGATGATCGGGTACCGGGGCTGCTACCGGTACATCAAGGAACCGGACGTGTTCGCAGTTGAGCTCGAGGCGCTGGCCCGGGTTCGCGAGCAATCCCCCAACGTGCACGTGATGATCCCGTTCGTGCGCACCCGGTGGGAACTCGAGGAATGCCTGTCACTCATCGATGCGAGCCCGCTGGGCCGCCAACGCGGCTTGCATCGCTGGGTGATGGCCGAGGTTCCGTCGGTCGTGCACTGGCTGCCGGAATACATCGGCATGGGCATCGACGGGGTGTCCATCGGCAGCAACGATCTCACCCAGTTGGTACTCGGTGTCGACCGCGACTCCGATATCTGCGCCGAACTGTTCGACGAATCCGACCCCGCAGTGCTTGACGCGATCGGTCAGATCATCGGCACAGCACGCAAATTCGGTGTCACGTCGTCGCTGTGCGGGCAGGCGCCGTCTACGAATCCGGCATTCGCCGAACACCTTGTGCGGATGGGTATCACCTCGGTGTCTGTCAACCCTGACGCTGCCGCAGCGGCACGGCGTGTGGTGGCCGCCGCCGAGCGACGAGTGCTGTTGGCGGCAGCGCTCACGTGA
- a CDS encoding pyridoxamine 5'-phosphate oxidase family protein produces the protein MVTTPQPISILSVSDCWNLLSSVSLGRLVTSVDGQPEIFPVNFVVQHRTILFRTAEGTKLISSAINDRVLFEADDHNVSEGWSVIVKGSARSLRSADELAEAERGQLLPWTATAKQHYVRILPLSVTGRRFVFGAEPDS, from the coding sequence ATGGTTACAACGCCGCAGCCCATCTCGATTCTGTCGGTATCCGATTGCTGGAATCTGCTGTCGAGCGTTTCCCTCGGTCGGCTGGTGACCAGTGTCGATGGTCAGCCGGAGATCTTCCCGGTCAACTTCGTCGTCCAGCACCGTACGATCTTGTTCCGCACCGCGGAGGGGACAAAGCTGATCAGTTCGGCGATCAACGACCGGGTGTTGTTCGAGGCCGATGACCACAACGTGTCCGAAGGCTGGAGCGTCATCGTGAAGGGCTCGGCGCGCTCACTTCGTTCGGCCGACGAACTGGCCGAGGCGGAACGCGGGCAGTTGCTTCCCTGGACGGCCACGGCCAAGCAGCACTACGTGCGCATCCTCCCGCTGAGCGTCACCGGCCGTCGATTTGTCTTCGGCGCCGAGCCCGACAGCTGA
- a CDS encoding wax ester/triacylglycerol synthase domain-containing protein encodes MADSLTSSDAFMWRIEDDPRLRSTIVVLTLLDRCPDWPQLVDRFERLSRTAPRFRQRVVPSAPLLPPRWETVSDFDVGFHLRRVSAPGSGSAEELLELARVAAMADFDRARPLWDATLVDGLSDGGAAVLARFNHALSDGVGAVEIARILYDLKERPERRGSLPEAPKPAAAQRFGGLRAVMDYPARIIGAALSAPVKAVPAVANAVRRPVDTVAAGGSTVASIYRTARPISKPGSPIMRDRNLIRRVFTYEVPKSALSRAGRLGGGSLNDAFIAAVAGGLRAYHEMHDAAVRDLVFSMPINVRTAADPIGGNRATLIRFAVPVDIVDPSERIQVIHAQTGRARNEKSLAHTGLIAGALNLMPRSYVGSALRHVDVIASNVPGFPVPVYFAGAPVRMQYAFSPTIGAALNITLLSYGDICGFGINIDGGAVPDHHELYKCLVAGFAEVLALT; translated from the coding sequence ATGGCTGATTCACTGACCAGCAGCGACGCTTTCATGTGGCGGATCGAGGACGATCCGCGCTTGCGGTCAACGATCGTCGTGCTCACATTGCTTGACCGGTGTCCGGATTGGCCCCAGTTGGTCGACCGGTTCGAAAGGTTGAGCCGGACCGCACCCAGGTTTCGACAGCGGGTGGTGCCCTCAGCGCCTCTACTCCCACCACGGTGGGAGACCGTTTCGGACTTCGATGTCGGCTTTCATTTACGGCGCGTCAGCGCTCCCGGCTCCGGGAGCGCCGAGGAACTGCTCGAACTGGCCCGGGTGGCGGCGATGGCCGACTTCGACCGGGCCCGTCCGCTCTGGGACGCCACGTTGGTCGACGGATTGTCCGACGGCGGCGCTGCGGTGCTGGCCAGGTTCAACCATGCGCTGTCCGACGGCGTCGGCGCAGTCGAGATAGCGCGAATCCTGTACGACCTCAAGGAACGTCCTGAGCGCCGAGGTTCGTTGCCTGAGGCGCCGAAACCGGCGGCGGCGCAGCGGTTCGGTGGGCTGCGCGCCGTGATGGACTACCCCGCGCGCATCATCGGCGCGGCGTTGTCGGCGCCCGTCAAAGCGGTTCCGGCCGTGGCGAACGCTGTTCGCCGGCCCGTGGACACCGTTGCGGCGGGCGGTTCGACGGTGGCTTCCATCTACCGGACGGCTCGACCCATCAGCAAACCCGGATCACCGATCATGCGGGACCGCAACCTGATCCGTCGCGTTTTCACATACGAAGTACCCAAGTCTGCGCTCAGTCGGGCCGGTCGCCTCGGCGGCGGTTCGTTGAACGACGCGTTCATCGCCGCGGTCGCCGGCGGACTTCGCGCCTATCATGAAATGCACGATGCGGCTGTCCGCGATCTGGTCTTCTCGATGCCGATCAATGTCCGTACCGCGGCCGATCCCATCGGTGGTAACCGGGCGACCCTGATACGGTTCGCTGTCCCGGTGGACATCGTCGATCCCAGCGAACGGATCCAGGTGATCCACGCGCAGACCGGTAGGGCGCGCAACGAGAAATCCCTGGCCCATACCGGGTTGATCGCAGGGGCCCTGAACCTGATGCCACGTTCCTACGTGGGTTCGGCGTTGCGGCATGTCGACGTCATCGCGAGCAACGTGCCGGGGTTCCCCGTGCCGGTGTACTTCGCCGGGGCACCGGTACGGATGCAATACGCGTTTTCGCCGACGATCGGTGCGGCGTTGAACATCACGTTGCTGTCCTACGGTGACATCTGTGGGTTCGGAATCAACATCGACGGCGGCGCGGTTCCCGACCACCACGAACTCTACAAATGCCTCGTCGCGGGATTCGCCGAAGTCCTCGCCCTCACGTGA
- a CDS encoding SRPBCC family protein encodes MTTGTIRVAVRIAAAAALLYATRRYYRNWGTTKEECQRWLPGDELIRQPSVRSTEGVWIDASDSDVWPWLVQIGHRDADRIDPARQGLQPGDVVHLAPTRWPGLRNRLSMSVVQVIAGEAVVLRGTRPGFPWEAVWSVHVQPHWQDRCRVLVRTRAQLRHPGDVILAELAGPLTALVVRRTLLAVKRRAQGSALRAESHRAG; translated from the coding sequence ATGACGACCGGCACGATCCGGGTGGCGGTGCGGATCGCAGCTGCCGCCGCCCTGCTTTACGCGACACGCCGTTATTACCGCAACTGGGGCACCACCAAGGAAGAGTGCCAACGGTGGCTGCCCGGGGACGAATTGATCCGGCAGCCGTCGGTCCGCTCCACCGAAGGGGTGTGGATCGATGCCTCGGATTCTGACGTGTGGCCGTGGCTGGTGCAGATCGGCCACCGCGACGCCGACCGGATCGATCCGGCGCGGCAAGGGCTGCAGCCGGGTGACGTCGTGCACCTGGCGCCGACGCGATGGCCGGGTCTGCGGAACCGCCTGAGCATGTCGGTGGTGCAGGTCATCGCTGGTGAAGCCGTCGTGTTGCGCGGCACCCGGCCGGGTTTCCCGTGGGAGGCGGTGTGGTCGGTTCATGTGCAGCCGCACTGGCAGGACCGGTGCCGGGTGCTGGTTCGCACGCGCGCGCAACTTCGCCATCCAGGTGACGTGATCCTCGCCGAGCTGGCTGGGCCACTGACCGCGCTGGTCGTGCGGCGAACCTTGTTGGCTGTCAAACGAAGAGCCCAAGGTTCGGCGCTGCGTGCGGAGTCCCATCGGGCCGGTTGA
- the otsB gene encoding trehalose-phosphatase yields MKTPVTIDPRRHDAVIFDLDGVVTDTASMPSVARKSVFDSTVELVRRLAAAGVRTALCSSSGDSEHVARLAGLGDLFTDGPTADALGFSGAPDPAVFLEAARRVGAEAARTVVIGSDVAAAQAARSGGFAMVVAVARGGKFTGPLESEADAVVADLAEIQLRTGDKRVSQLPNGLNSYGQLIGILSGRLPIVCLGFDGTLSVTGADPEPASLDDGAVTSLARLAARCPVVILSDRDAADLRQRVNLPEVWYAGSHGFELVGPNGIRYQMEAAVAASPALTEAAAELRAELKAVSGVHVERKRFSIAVHYATVAPEQAGDVVAVTRRRGGQHGLRVTDGPKVIELWPNVEWDKGAALTWICKRINPPERVVPVYVGADPTDEAAFDAVRFNGIGIVVRHEGAGGRLTAAQFVLDGFAEVQSFLQRGGNWLTYEQQNSDTAWTYTFDGYEPATEKLREALCTVGNGYFATRGAAPESQAGQVHYPATYAAGVFNRLEDLVGGSKIDNESIVNLPNWLPLTFRIDAGEWFDVDAVELLSYRQTLNLREAVLTRELRFRDDAGRTTRLTQQRFVAMHAAHIAALQTVIVAEDWSGTVQLRSTLDGNVRNSLVERYRGLASTHLNLVGTRALSEDSVLMTAETTQSHLAVALAARTTVWHGEKPAPAMYRRVDEEFEVGHEIFTDLKPGQALTIEKTVSLVTGRDVATSEPATGAERRLERQQRFSAMRDAHVLAWAHLWERLSIEFEGHADALRILRLHLLHLLQTVSYHSEDLDVGVPARGLHGEAYRGHVFWDELFIFPVLNLRCPAITRSMLRYRYRRLPEARRAANLAGYSGAMFPWQSGSDGREESQAMHLNPLSGRWNPDPSHRAHHIGLAVAYNVWQFYQVTGDLPYLIDYGAEMLVEIARFWVSRTTYDTNRDRFDIRGVIGPDEFHTGCSDRKYDGVDNNAYTNVMAVWVILRAIDALESVPLPNRLDLREKLALTTEELEHWDHVSRRMFVPFHDGIISQFEGYADLTELDWTSYRKRYGDIRRLDRILEAEGDDVNGYKASKQADALMLLYLLSSDELCALLTRLDYRFAPGQIPQMVDYYLARTSHGSTLSAVVHSWVLARANRDHAMGFFEQVLKSDVADIQGGTTSEGIHLAAMAGSVDLIQRCFTGLETRDDRLILAPNWPESLGALGFPIHYRGHRVHVRVSGKGAEVSVDPRDVAPLVIECRGRVEQLDPGSTVRFPSRF; encoded by the coding sequence ATGAAGACGCCGGTGACCATCGACCCACGTCGACACGATGCGGTCATCTTCGACCTCGATGGTGTGGTTACCGACACCGCGTCGATGCCCAGCGTGGCACGGAAGAGCGTGTTCGATTCGACGGTCGAACTCGTTCGGCGGCTTGCGGCGGCCGGGGTCAGGACCGCGCTCTGCTCGTCCAGCGGGGACAGTGAACACGTTGCGAGGTTGGCCGGACTCGGTGATCTGTTCACGGACGGCCCGACCGCGGACGCGCTCGGGTTTTCCGGCGCGCCCGATCCGGCCGTGTTCCTGGAGGCGGCCCGGCGAGTTGGCGCCGAGGCGGCACGCACGGTCGTGATCGGCAGCGACGTGGCTGCCGCGCAGGCGGCCCGGTCCGGCGGTTTCGCCATGGTCGTCGCCGTCGCCCGGGGTGGCAAATTCACCGGGCCCCTCGAGTCGGAGGCCGATGCCGTGGTCGCCGACCTCGCCGAGATCCAGTTGCGCACCGGCGACAAACGCGTGTCGCAGTTGCCCAACGGGCTGAACTCCTACGGCCAGTTGATCGGTATTCTCAGCGGCCGCCTGCCGATCGTCTGCCTCGGGTTTGACGGCACGTTGTCGGTGACCGGTGCGGATCCCGAGCCCGCAAGCCTCGACGACGGAGCGGTCACGTCCCTGGCACGCCTGGCTGCGCGATGTCCGGTAGTCATCCTGAGCGATCGGGACGCGGCCGACCTCCGCCAGCGGGTCAACCTCCCCGAGGTCTGGTACGCCGGCAGCCACGGCTTCGAACTGGTTGGCCCGAACGGTATTCGGTATCAGATGGAAGCGGCGGTCGCGGCGTCGCCCGCTTTGACGGAAGCCGCCGCCGAACTGCGCGCTGAGCTCAAAGCGGTGTCGGGGGTGCACGTCGAGCGCAAGCGGTTTTCGATCGCTGTGCACTACGCCACGGTCGCCCCCGAACAAGCGGGCGACGTTGTCGCGGTGACCCGTCGGCGCGGCGGTCAGCATGGCCTTCGGGTGACGGACGGACCCAAGGTGATCGAGTTGTGGCCAAACGTCGAGTGGGACAAGGGTGCCGCGCTCACCTGGATCTGTAAGCGGATCAACCCGCCGGAACGGGTCGTGCCGGTCTACGTCGGCGCCGACCCCACCGATGAGGCTGCGTTCGACGCGGTTCGATTCAACGGTATCGGGATCGTGGTGCGTCACGAAGGGGCCGGCGGTCGGCTAACCGCCGCCCAGTTCGTTCTCGATGGCTTCGCCGAGGTCCAGTCTTTCCTGCAACGCGGCGGCAACTGGCTGACCTACGAGCAGCAGAACTCAGACACGGCTTGGACCTACACCTTCGACGGCTATGAACCTGCCACCGAAAAACTTCGGGAAGCCTTGTGCACGGTCGGCAACGGCTACTTCGCGACCAGGGGCGCCGCCCCGGAATCGCAAGCGGGGCAGGTGCATTACCCGGCCACCTACGCCGCCGGGGTGTTCAACCGGCTCGAGGACCTCGTTGGCGGCAGCAAGATCGACAACGAAAGCATCGTCAACCTACCCAACTGGCTGCCGTTGACGTTCCGCATCGATGCGGGTGAGTGGTTCGACGTCGATGCGGTCGAGCTGCTGTCGTACCGCCAGACCCTGAACCTGCGCGAAGCGGTGCTGACCCGGGAGCTGCGTTTCCGCGACGACGCCGGGAGGACCACCCGGTTGACCCAGCAGCGTTTCGTGGCCATGCACGCCGCACACATCGCTGCGCTGCAGACTGTCATCGTGGCCGAGGACTGGTCAGGGACGGTCCAGCTTCGGTCGACGCTGGACGGCAACGTCCGCAACTCATTGGTCGAACGCTATCGGGGGCTGGCCAGCACGCACCTGAACCTCGTGGGCACCCGCGCACTGTCCGAGGATTCAGTGTTGATGACGGCCGAGACGACCCAGTCACACCTCGCGGTGGCGTTAGCCGCCCGGACCACCGTTTGGCACGGCGAAAAGCCCGCTCCGGCAATGTATCGACGCGTCGATGAGGAGTTCGAGGTCGGGCACGAAATCTTCACCGACCTCAAACCGGGGCAGGCGCTGACGATCGAAAAGACCGTCAGCCTGGTGACCGGACGGGACGTCGCCACATCTGAACCGGCCACCGGCGCCGAACGAAGGCTCGAGCGTCAGCAGCGGTTCTCCGCGATGCGCGATGCGCACGTGCTCGCGTGGGCGCACCTGTGGGAGCGACTTTCGATCGAGTTCGAGGGCCACGCGGACGCGCTACGTATCCTGCGGCTGCATCTGCTTCATCTGCTTCAGACCGTCTCCTATCACAGCGAGGACCTCGACGTCGGCGTTCCCGCGCGCGGGCTGCACGGTGAGGCCTACCGCGGCCACGTGTTCTGGGATGAGCTGTTCATCTTCCCGGTGCTCAACCTGAGGTGCCCGGCCATCACCCGGTCGATGCTGCGGTACCGCTACCGACGGTTGCCGGAGGCTCGGCGCGCTGCCAATTTGGCCGGCTACTCCGGGGCGATGTTCCCATGGCAGTCGGGCAGCGACGGTCGCGAAGAAAGCCAGGCCATGCATCTGAATCCGTTGTCGGGCCGGTGGAATCCCGATCCCAGCCATCGCGCGCACCATATCGGTCTCGCGGTCGCCTACAACGTGTGGCAGTTCTATCAAGTTACCGGCGATCTGCCATACCTGATCGACTACGGCGCCGAGATGCTGGTGGAAATCGCTCGATTCTGGGTCAGCAGAACGACATACGACACGAACCGCGACCGTTTCGATATCCGCGGCGTCATCGGGCCCGACGAGTTCCATACCGGCTGTTCCGACCGGAAGTATGACGGAGTCGACAACAACGCCTATACAAACGTGATGGCGGTGTGGGTCATCCTGCGCGCCATTGATGCACTCGAGTCGGTGCCCCTGCCGAACCGGTTGGATCTGCGCGAAAAGCTCGCGCTGACCACCGAGGAACTCGAGCACTGGGATCACGTCAGCCGACGCATGTTCGTGCCGTTCCACGACGGCATCATCAGCCAGTTCGAAGGCTATGCGGATTTGACGGAGTTGGACTGGACTTCCTACCGGAAGCGGTACGGCGACATCCGCCGGCTGGACCGGATCCTGGAGGCCGAGGGCGACGACGTCAACGGTTACAAGGCGTCCAAGCAGGCTGACGCGTTGATGTTGCTCTACCTGTTGTCTTCCGACGAACTCTGTGCGTTGCTGACCCGGCTCGACTACCGCTTCGCTCCCGGGCAGATCCCGCAAATGGTCGACTACTACCTGGCCAGGACGTCGCATGGATCGACCCTCAGCGCCGTCGTGCACAGCTGGGTGCTGGCCCGGGCGAATCGCGATCATGCGATGGGGTTCTTCGAGCAGGTCCTCAAGTCCGATGTCGCCGACATTCAGGGCGGCACCACCTCCGAGGGAATCCATCTGGCGGCGATGGCAGGCAGCGTGGACCTCATCCAACGGTGCTTCACCGGGTTGGAGACCCGCGACGATCGGCTGATCCTGGCGCCGAACTGGCCGGAATCTCTTGGCGCGCTGGGCTTCCCGATCCACTATCGCGGGCATCGGGTCCATGTGCGCGTGAGCGGCAAGGGCGCAGAGGTCAGCGTCGATCCGCGAGACGTTGCTCCGCTGGTCATCGAATGCCGTGGCCGGGTTGAGCAGCTGGACCCAGGCTCGACAGTCCGATTTCCCAGCCGCTTCTGA